The Chloracidobacterium sp. genome contains the following window.
CAGGACCTGATCGAACAAATCGATGAGGTTCAGGTCTAAGTTTTTTTTACCTCCATCTGTATCAAAAGAAGTTACAAAGAGGTGGCAATAGGCAAAACAATGACAGTATTATTCATTAATTGGACGCCGAGGGCAGTTGAGCTACTAAGACTCATTGCGCGGTTTATGGGGTTTTGAGGCGGGGAAAGAAGATTTACGGGATCGGCATTATGAGAGAATTTATAGAACAGTCGATGTCATTCGACGAGTATGTCAAAATGCTCGACGAACTTTTGGCCGAAGGCAAAACAACGGGCCCGGTGCAGTCGGATGAGATGTTTCAATTTGCCCGGCTTAATCGTCAACGAATGAGCCGTTTGGAGAAGACGTTGGAATTGGAAATTGAAGCTGAGCGATTGATCGGGCAACTAGAAAAAGGACAAGTTTGGCTCGTTATCACCGAGGGATGGTGTGGTGATGCGGCGCAGAACATACCCGTGATCGAGAAGTTAGCCGCGGCTAATGACCATATCGAAACTCGATACATTCTGCGGGACCAGCATCCGGAACTTATTGATCAGTTTTTAACAAACGGCACGCGTTCGATCCCTGTTTTGATCGCGATCGATACGGCAACATATAATGTGCTCGGTCGTTGGAGTGCGCGTCCGCGTAAGGCACAGGACTATTTTACTGCCCTTAAATCTCAGGGACTC
Protein-coding sequences here:
- a CDS encoding thioredoxin family protein, yielding MREFIEQSMSFDEYVKMLDELLAEGKTTGPVQSDEMFQFARLNRQRMSRLEKTLELEIEAERLIGQLEKGQVWLVITEGWCGDAAQNIPVIEKLAAANDHIETRYILRDQHPELIDQFLTNGTRSIPVLIAIDTATYNVLGRWSARPRKAQDYFTALKSQGLDKPAINEKLQRWYNDDKGRSLQLEIAELAQNWVGERSAASGK